The following are encoded together in the Clostridium sp. BJN0013 genome:
- a CDS encoding small, acid-soluble spore protein, alpha/beta type produces the protein MTRNNKLVVPEARKALNRFKVESAKEVGVNLKDGYNGDLTAREAGSVGGNMVKKMIKAYEEDLK, from the coding sequence ATGACACGTAACAATAAGTTAGTAGTCCCAGAAGCCAGAAAAGCCTTGAACAGGTTTAAGGTGGAATCAGCCAAAGAGGTTGGAGTAAATTTAAAAGATGGCTACAATGGAGATCTAACTGCCAGAGAAGCTGGTTCAGTGGGTGGAAACATGGTTAAGAAAATGATTAAAGCCTATGAAGAAGACTTAAAATAA